ATGATCTTGATGACGATCTCCCGGAGCAGGCTCGGCTCGAGCATCGGGACGCCGTCGCTGATCGGGTGGACGAAGTAGTGATACTCGCCCTTCTCGACGATCGGCGACTCGAGCAGCGACCGCTGGAGCTGATCCATGTGCCGCGTACCGGCAGATACGGGTAAAGCTTGACGGTCGTCGCCGGTCGGCAGCCCCCGGTTACGCGTCGGTTTCGGCCTCGCGATCGAGCGTCCGAAACGCCTCGAGGATCACCCGTTTGGCGACCTCGCCGCGGGTGCTCCAGTGGTGGGCGTAATCGAGCATATCGTCGTAGATGTCGGGCTTGCAGCCGGCGGCTTTCGGGTGGCCGCCGCCGTTGACCTGTCGGGCGACCTCGTGACAGCGCTCGAAGGTGTCCGTCCCCCGGATCGACGCCGATCCTGCGGGTTTGACGATCACCGACGCGTCGGCGCCCGACTCGCGCATCGCCTCGGCGACCTCGTTTTGAGAACACCGACCGTAGGTGACGCCGACGGTCCACTCGCCGATCTCGTGGAACGCCGCCCGTTCCGTGGCTTTCCCGATCAACGCGTCCTTCTCGACGCGTTTCTCCTCGAGGAAGGTCTCGACCGGTTCGGGCAGGTCGGCCCCGTGTTCGAGGACCGTCTCGGTGTACTCCTCGGGGGCGGCCCAGTAGGCGTAGTCGGCGATGTCGTCGCTCCGGGGGTCATCGCGCAGCCACAGATCGTGATCTCTGGTGACCGCCGCGAGGTCGGCGTACCGGTCGTCGAGCTCGGCGTCGAGTTCCGCAAGCGTCACGTCAGTCGAACAGACCGACTCGGAGTCACCGACGACCAACTCGGCATGCTCGTCGACTGCCTCGGCGAGGGAGTCGTCCCACTGGTGGTGATCGAACCATCGGACGGACCCCGCCAGTTCGGCGACGGCGGGAAGCGTTTCGATGTCCCGGCCGGAATCGGGACAGAGATCACAGACGAACACGTCGAGACCGGGGTCGCCGTACGCCGCGACGTACTCGAGCGCCTCCGCGAACTCGTGGGGGCCGGCCGGAAGCAGCCCCGCGGTCCCGAAGGCGGCCCGGACCAAGGCGACACAGCCGAGGCCGTCGGCGTCGGGATCGGCAACGACGACCCGGTCGGCCCCTTCGAGCGTCTCTTCGGCCTCGCGTTCGGCGACGTCGTCGTCGAACGAATCCGGGCTAAAAAATCCCTCGCCGGGCAACAGCGACCGGCGATGAAGCGATATCCGCTCGTCGTCGATGAGTCGATCGTCCATACACACCGGCCGGGCGGTGTCTCAATAAGCCTCCCGTTCACCGCCGTCGGGCCGTCACTCGAGTTGGCGAACGGTCATGACGGGGACCGGGCAGGTCCGGACGACCCGTTCGGCGACGCTCCCGAGGAGAAAGGAGTGATCACCGCTCCGCCCACGCGTGCCCATCGCGACACCGTCGGCGTCGATGTCCTGTACGTACCCGACGATCTGGGTCGCGGGTCGGCCGGTACGGACGGCCGTTTCTAGATCGATCGGCTCCTCGGTGTCGGCGTTGGCCTCGACGATCGCGTCGATCGCGTCGGTGCCCTGTTCGTCGAGCGCGCCGCGGACGTCGCTGTGGAGGCGTTCGGGAAGCGGCTCCAAGCGGCTCTCGTCGATCACGTGGAGCGCGTGTACGGTGGCGTCGAACCGCCGGGCGAGATCGAACGTACAGTCGACCGCCCGCGAGACGCTTTCGGAGCCGTCGGTCGCCACGACCACCGTCTCGAACATACCGGGTGTCGGCCCGCGGATATCATAAATCCACGCCTTCCCTGCCGCGTCGAGTGTGGTTTAAGTCCCTCTCGCCCGAGGCGGGCGTATGGAGATCGACACGGTGCTCGTACCCGTCGACGGTACGGACGCAGCGATGAACGCCGTCGAGTATGGGGTCGCAATCGCGGACCGGTACGAGGCGTCCGTCCACGCGCTGTATCTCCTCGGCGAGAACGCGGCGAAAGCGATCGACGACGGGAGCATCGACGCGACCGCCGTCGCCGACCGTGGAAAAAACGTCATGGACGGCGTACGGGCCGTCGCCGGCGACGTCCCGATCGATCACTCCTCGGCCTGTGGCTTTTCCATCTCGAGGTTGAGCCAACACCCCGGGACGGTCATCCTCGACGTCGCCGAGATGCTCGACGTCGGCTTCGTCGTCGTCCCGCGACAGCCGGTCACCGGCGACTCCGAAGCAGTGATCGAGAAGGCGGCCGAATACGTGCTTGCTCACGCTTCACAGCCGGTGTTGTCGGTCTGATCGTCGGGGCCGCGTGCGGGCTACGCGTCCGACGTCAGCCGCGCCGACATCTCGAGTTCGAAGCTCCCGTCGTCGGTCGGCCTGAAGCCGACTTTCCGGTAGAGTGTGATGGCCGGCTTGTTCCAGCGTTCGACCGACAGCCAGACGCGCTCGACCCCGTCCTCGCGTCCGGCGCCGAGCAGCCCCTCGATGAGGCCCGTCCCGATGCCGGCGTTTTGATACTCCCTGAGCACGAAAATCGCCAACTCGAAGGAGCCGCCGTCGTCCGGAACCAACATCGCGTGCCCGATCGGGGCTTCTCCGTGCCACGCGATCACGTTGAGCGCATCGGCCTCGACGAGCGTCTCGAGCCACGTTCGGATCTGATCCTCGTTCGTCGGCGGGATACCCTGTGCGCGGTCCTCGGGGTCGAACGCGGCGTACATCTCCAACAGTGGTTCGATCCCGTCGTCGTACCGCTCGACCTCGATCACTCGCCCCTCGCGGTCCTCGAACTCGTACGGCGGGGCCTCGTAGGGGCCGGCCACGTCGTCCGGATACTCGCGGGTCATCGGATGAGGGTCACCGTCGTTCTGGCGTTCAGGAGGACGAACTCCGCGATCGAGCCGAGCTGTACCTTCCCGAGAGGGCTCGTCTCACCACCGCCGAGGACGATCCGATCGTAGGAGCCGCGTTCAGCGAGTTCGAGCAGTTGGCTTCCTGGATGCCCGGCGAGCGTTCTGAGATCCGCCTCGAAGTCCGTCTTCGACAATACCTCACTCGCGCGCGCCTCTATTTCCGACTGTGATAACGATGCGTCTGGGTTTTCGACGATGGCGATCGTCAGGTCGTCACCTGCTTCTTTGGCCCGCGTGACCGCTTTCTCGAGGGCACGAAGCGAGTCCTCGCTCCCGCCGATGCCCAACAGAGCTTTCATGTTTCGACGTTACCCCGTGAAAGCAAAAGCCTCCCGCCTACCGACCGATCGGCGTCGGCCGCGCGTCAGACAACGGCGATACGCTTTTTCGACGGCGTCCCGCTACGTACCACATGGCCGATGATGGACAGGCAACCGTCGGTGCCGACGGATCGGAGACGGGAACGGACAGCCCCGACGACGCCGTCCCGTCGGACGTCCGGGAGTACGCCCGGTTTTCGAAGATCGACGGCGCGACCTACGACCGCGCCAACGAGTTCCTCCGGGAACGGACCTACGTCACTGCCCGCGAGTGGGCGATCGCGCGGCTCTGTGCCGACTTCAGGACCGAGACCGGCGTCGAGATGACGAAGATCGGGGAGAACCTCCCCGAACTCGTTCCTTTCATGACTGACACCTACAGCCCGCAAGCGGTGAATCAGGCCCGCTCCTCCTTCGACGAGAAGGTCCGGACGGCCGGAGCGACGTTTCTGTACGGCGCGATGTGCGATTTCTACACCGCAGAGGAGCTAGACGAGTTGATGTACGAAATCACGGAGGTCGCGAAGTTCCTCTTAGAGGTCGAAGGCGTCGAGTTGAGCGTCGACGAGGAACTGGAAGCCGAAGAACGGATCTCGAGTGTGATGCGCGAGGTTCGAGAGTCCTCCGCAGCGCTCAGACGCGACGAAATTCACTGCCCGAACTGCGGCCACGAAGTCGACGCCGGCGACGACTAGCGGCGGACGTTGCGTCCCGCGACGTCGGCGAACTCCCCGTCGCGGAAGACGACGCACCCCCGAACTGTCGTGAGTTCCGGGAACACCCCCCGTCGTCCCTCGAACGGCGTCCACTCGCACTTCGAGTGTAGGTCCTCTCCCCGGATCGGGACGCTCGCGTCAGGATCGACCAACACGAGATCCGCGCGATTGCCCGCCTCGATCCGCCCCCCGTGTTCGAGACCGAAGATGTCGGCGACGTTGGCGGCGGTGACGTCCCGGATCCGATCGTATCCGAGCCGCCCGTTCCGCGCCTCCTCCAACAGCAGCGGGAGGGCGGTTTCGACCCCCGGGACGCCGCTCGGTGCGTCCCAGATTCCCGCGTCCTTCTCGGTGCGGGTGTGGGGTGCGTGGTCCGTCGCGACGATATCGATATCGCCGTCGGCGAGCAATCGGAGCATCGACTCGCGTCGGTCCTCGCTCCGAAGCGGTGGGTTCATCCGCCCGAATGTGCCGAGCTCCTCGAGGTCCGCCCGCGAGAGGAACAGGTGATGCGGCGTCACCTCGCAGGTCATTCCCGCTTCCGAGGTGGCCTCGACGCCTTCCGGGGTGGACGTGTGCGCGATATGGACGCGCGCGCCGAGGTCGGCGGCGACTCGACAGGCGTGCCGGATCGCTTCGATTTCGGCGGCTGCGGTCCGGTAGGCGCTCCAGGCGTCTGGATCGGTGCGATCTATGACCGACTCGTCGAACAGTGCCGCGTCCTCGGCGTGAACCGTGATCGGAACGCCCGCGTCGTGGGCACGCTTCACCGCCTCTTCGTAGCGTCCCGTGCCGATCCCCATCTCGCCCGTCGAATCGGCGAGAAACACCTCACCGAGCGCGCCGATCGGCTTCTCGAGGAGTTCTTCGGGGGCCCAATCGTCGGTAACACCGCCGTTGATCGCGTAGTCGACGAGCGACGCCGACGCGAGTTCGGCCTTTCGTTCGTACCCTGCTGCATCGACCGTCGGCGGTTCGGTGTTCGGCTGGTCGAACACCGTCGTGACGCCGCCCGCGGCGGCGCTTTTCGACCCCGTCAACCAAGTCTCTTTGTGCGGGAACCCGGGCTGGCGGAAGTGGACGTGCGCGTCGATCATCCCGGGCAACAGGCGTTTTCCGTCGGCGTCGATCGTCTCTCCGTCGTCGTCGAGTCCGGTTCCGACATCGACGATCGACTCCCCGTCGATCCGGACATCGCGCACCCGGCCGTCGGCCAGCGTCGCGTCGCGGAATAGCATTACGTCACGTCTTCGGTCGACAGACGTAAGACTCACGGAGCGTCCCGATCCGATGGGTCCGGCGTGGCTCGTGCCGACCCCATGCCACGCCGGTGGACCGCAGCGGTCGCCGATCGGTCGGTAGCCCCCATCGACGCCGGGGCCCGACGCCGATAAGACGACCGAGAGCGAACCTGTGGTATGGTTTCGCTCTCGGCGGCGGTGCTCGATCGATACGAGCGGTTTTCCCGGTACAACTCGCCGTATGCGGCACACGACGCCGGCTGTGCGATCGACCTCTACCCCGGAACGGACGGGGCCGTTTCGCCCGTCGCCGGTACCGTCAGATCGATCCGGACGGTTCGATGCCCCGATCGACCGTACGCCGCCTCGGAGGATCACCTGCTTCTCATCGACTGTGGCTCCCACGTCGCGAGGATACTCCACGTCGACCCCGACGTCGAGGTCGGCGAGCGGATCGACGTTGGGGATCGGCTCGGAGCGCTCCTCAGATCCGGATTTTTCGGTCGGTGGGTCGATACCCACCTCCACCTCGGGTTCCGTCAGCCGGAGCAGAACCTCAATCGGGCGAACGGCTCGCTCCCGATCGGTCTCGACGCGTCGGTCACCGGTCTCGAGTGGGACGGTCGCGGAACGATCGTCGAGGCCGGCCGGAGCTACGTCCGGCTCGATTCGCCGTCCGGACGGGGGCGACGGGGGTTCACCGCGCTGGCCGACGACGACGGCGTCGGTCTCGACGGCGGGCTCGCACACTACCGGGGCGGCGGAACGTTCGCGACCGCTGAGGGAGAGCGCTCGCTGCTCGGTACGCCGATCGGGACGGCCGACGGGCGGGAAATCGAGTGGGCCGACGTGGCGGTGTTCGCGGCCGACCGACGCGCGACCGGGCTTTCGTTATTTGCGTCGCAGGTTCCGTTCGGCGCGAAGCTCGTCTTTCGTGGGGGCCACGGCTTCGAGGTCGGCGACGATATCACAGTCTCGATCGAGCCGACGGCCGATCCGATCCGTTTGAGCTGACAGCCGGCGCCGGTTCGATCCCGCGGCGGTGCGCCGGACTCCCGTCGTGTTCGCCGCGGGTTCGGTGTCAGATCACGCGGCAGGTTGGTCCCGTCATCGGATATAAATAATCGGGACCCCGGCGACGGCGACGGCGGCGGAAACAGCGGGGCAGATCACTGATCGAGGTATCCGGATTGCACGTCGATCACATCGGTAGAGTCCGAGCAGTTGGCGTACCGCCGGAGCGGCTCCTCGTTCAACTCCAAGAACGTATGCCCCCAGCGGAACTTCCCGAGGAGTTCCTCCGCGCGGTGGCGGTAGCCGAGGATACAGAGCGCGCCGGCGAACGCCTCGACGGTGTTGAGCCGGAACGGCGTTCCGTAGTTGACGGGATTGGCGGCGACGAGGAACGGCAGCGATCGGTGAGGCCCATCGAGGCGGAACGCCTCCGCCTCGGCGGTTTCCCACGAACAGTCCAGCGCGATCAGCCGCCCGTGTGGTGCTTCCTCAGCGTCGGCCGGCGAAAGCGCCCGATCGGCGTAGGGATCGAGGACGATCCCGTGGGGCGTCCCCCGGGCCGACCGGTGGAGGCTCGCGAGGTCGAAGCGGGCGAGCTTTCGGGCCGAACACTTCTCGGGGTCGTCGTCGCCCTCGTACCGGACGTGTAGCTCCACGCCTCGGCTTGCCGCCGCCCGGAGAAAAGTCGCTCGGCCGCCGCCGGACATATGAGTGCGCGACGAATGACATTCGGTATGGACGGCGCCGAGTTGGCTCGGGAGTACTACCGATCGATCGACGAGGACGACTACGACGCGCTCGCGGGGGTCGTCTCCGGTGGGTTCGTCCACCGACGTCCCGACCGGACGATCGAGGGGCGCGAGGCGTTCGTTTCGTTCATGCGGAGCGGCCGTCCCGAGCGAGAGACGACGCACGTCATCGAGTCGGTCTACGCCGACGACGGCGGGGACGTGGCCGTCGAAGGGCGGTTGCTTCGTTCCGACGGGGAGACCTGGTTTGGCTTCGTCGATGCGTTCGAAATCGCCGAGGGTGCGATCGCGAGCATCCGGACGTACACCGGGCCCGGAGCGGAGTGACCGCCTCGACGAGCCGGGGTAGCTATTCGCCCGCGCCGAGGGCCGACTCGCCGACGGGGTCGTGGCCTTCGATCCGTTCGATCCCCCCCATGTAGGGTCGGAGCGGCTCCGGCACGTCGACGGTCCCGTCGGCGTTCTGGTAGTACTCGAGTATCGCAACGACCACACGGGGGACGGCGACGCCCGAACCGTTGAGCGTGTGGACGTACTCCGCGGACTCGTGTTGTTCGGGGCGATACCGGATGCCGGCCCGCCGTGCCTGAAACGCCTCAAAGTTCGAGACCGACGACACCTCGAGCCACCGCCCGCCGACCCCGGGGCCGTCGTCCATGTCGTCGCCTGGCGCCCACACCTCGATGTCGTACTTTTTCGCCTGCGTGAAGCCCATATCGCCGGTACACATCTCGAGTATCCGGTAGGGAAGCCCGAGCTTCTCGAGTACCGCCGTCGCTTCGTCTACGAGCCCCTCTAGGCGGTCGTAGCTCTCCTCGGGGCGGACGAAATTCACCATCTCGACCTTGTTGAACTGGTGGACGCGGACGATACCGCGCGTCTCCGTGCCGTGCTCGCCGGCCTCCCGCCGGAAGTTCGGCGTGTACGCCTGGTGTTTGATCGGGAGGTCGCCGTCGAGGAGAATCTCGTCGCGGTACATGTTCGTGACCGGGACCTCGGCGGTCGGGAGCAACCAGAGGTCGTCGTCGTCGTAGGCCTCGTCGTTGTCGCCGCCGAGGCGGTAGGCGTCGTCGACGAACTTGGGGAACTGGCCGGTCCCCCGCATCGAAGCAGAGTTGACCGGGATCGGCGGGAACACGTCGGTGTAGCCGTGCTCCTCGCGGTGGTGTTCGAGCATGAACTGAATCAGCGCGTGTTCTAGCCGTGCGCCCTCGCCCGTCGCGAAGTAGAAGCCGCCGCC
The genomic region above belongs to Natronomonas moolapensis 8.8.11 and contains:
- a CDS encoding DHH family phosphoesterase produces the protein MDDRLIDDERISLHRRSLLPGEGFFSPDSFDDDVAEREAEETLEGADRVVVADPDADGLGCVALVRAAFGTAGLLPAGPHEFAEALEYVAAYGDPGLDVFVCDLCPDSGRDIETLPAVAELAGSVRWFDHHQWDDSLAEAVDEHAELVVGDSESVCSTDVTLAELDAELDDRYADLAAVTRDHDLWLRDDPRSDDIADYAYWAAPEEYTETVLEHGADLPEPVETFLEEKRVEKDALIGKATERAAFHEIGEWTVGVTYGRCSQNEVAEAMRESGADASVIVKPAGSASIRGTDTFERCHEVARQVNGGGHPKAAGCKPDIYDDMLDYAHHWSTRGEVAKRVILEAFRTLDREAETDA
- a CDS encoding universal stress protein, with protein sequence MFETVVVATDGSESVSRAVDCTFDLARRFDATVHALHVIDESRLEPLPERLHSDVRGALDEQGTDAIDAIVEANADTEEPIDLETAVRTGRPATQIVGYVQDIDADGVAMGTRGRSGDHSFLLGSVAERVVRTCPVPVMTVRQLE
- a CDS encoding universal stress protein — translated: MEIDTVLVPVDGTDAAMNAVEYGVAIADRYEASVHALYLLGENAAKAIDDGSIDATAVADRGKNVMDGVRAVAGDVPIDHSSACGFSISRLSQHPGTVILDVAEMLDVGFVVVPRQPVTGDSEAVIEKAAEYVLAHASQPVLSV
- a CDS encoding GNAT family N-acetyltransferase — encoded protein: MTREYPDDVAGPYEAPPYEFEDREGRVIEVERYDDGIEPLLEMYAAFDPEDRAQGIPPTNEDQIRTWLETLVEADALNVIAWHGEAPIGHAMLVPDDGGSFELAIFVLREYQNAGIGTGLIEGLLGAGREDGVERVWLSVERWNKPAITLYRKVGFRPTDDGSFELEMSARLTSDA
- a CDS encoding universal stress protein, whose translation is MKALLGIGGSEDSLRALEKAVTRAKEAGDDLTIAIVENPDASLSQSEIEARASEVLSKTDFEADLRTLAGHPGSQLLELAERGSYDRIVLGGGETSPLGKVQLGSIAEFVLLNARTTVTLIR
- a CDS encoding DUF5806 family protein, which encodes MADDGQATVGADGSETGTDSPDDAVPSDVREYARFSKIDGATYDRANEFLRERTYVTAREWAIARLCADFRTETGVEMTKIGENLPELVPFMTDTYSPQAVNQARSSFDEKVRTAGATFLYGAMCDFYTAEELDELMYEITEVAKFLLEVEGVELSVDEELEAEERISSVMREVRESSAALRRDEIHCPNCGHEVDAGDD
- a CDS encoding dihydroorotase, yielding MLFRDATLADGRVRDVRIDGESIVDVGTGLDDDGETIDADGKRLLPGMIDAHVHFRQPGFPHKETWLTGSKSAAAGGVTTVFDQPNTEPPTVDAAGYERKAELASASLVDYAINGGVTDDWAPEELLEKPIGALGEVFLADSTGEMGIGTGRYEEAVKRAHDAGVPITVHAEDAALFDESVIDRTDPDAWSAYRTAAAEIEAIRHACRVAADLGARVHIAHTSTPEGVEATSEAGMTCEVTPHHLFLSRADLEELGTFGRMNPPLRSEDRRESMLRLLADGDIDIVATDHAPHTRTEKDAGIWDAPSGVPGVETALPLLLEEARNGRLGYDRIRDVTAANVADIFGLEHGGRIEAGNRADLVLVDPDASVPIRGEDLHSKCEWTPFEGRRGVFPELTTVRGCVVFRDGEFADVAGRNVRR
- a CDS encoding DUF367 family protein, whose translation is MELHVRYEGDDDPEKCSARKLARFDLASLHRSARGTPHGIVLDPYADRALSPADAEEAPHGRLIALDCSWETAEAEAFRLDGPHRSLPFLVAANPVNYGTPFRLNTVEAFAGALCILGYRHRAEELLGKFRWGHTFLELNEEPLRRYANCSDSTDVIDVQSGYLDQ
- a CDS encoding nuclear transport factor 2 family protein; translation: MDGAELAREYYRSIDEDDYDALAGVVSGGFVHRRPDRTIEGREAFVSFMRSGRPERETTHVIESVYADDGGDVAVEGRLLRSDGETWFGFVDAFEIAEGAIASIRTYTGPGAE
- the serS gene encoding serine--tRNA ligase encodes the protein MLSRQFVRENPEEVRRALETKGVDVDLDRILDVDAEWRELKATGDDLRRQRNEVSSEIGELKREGEEAAAEAAIERSSELKAELETVESRAEELEAELEAALLELPNPPHPDAPVGEDESDNVEVERWGFDDRRALPEPVVPHYDLGEALGILDFDRGAKVSGGGFYFATGEGARLEHALIQFMLEHHREEHGYTDVFPPIPVNSASMRGTGQFPKFVDDAYRLGGDNDEAYDDDDLWLLPTAEVPVTNMYRDEILLDGDLPIKHQAYTPNFRREAGEHGTETRGIVRVHQFNKVEMVNFVRPEESYDRLEGLVDEATAVLEKLGLPYRILEMCTGDMGFTQAKKYDIEVWAPGDDMDDGPGVGGRWLEVSSVSNFEAFQARRAGIRYRPEQHESAEYVHTLNGSGVAVPRVVVAILEYYQNADGTVDVPEPLRPYMGGIERIEGHDPVGESALGAGE